Within the Malus sylvestris chromosome 4, drMalSylv7.2, whole genome shotgun sequence genome, the region tttttttttttttttgacaagaaacgataataaaatttaattactgAACCACAATTATAAAGAGTTCACAATAACTATAAGAATTGTCACATGAGTATAATCTTCAGTTACCAAATAAATTGATCTGGAGATAATTTTcacaaactaaaattaataataatctCCTAATTTGGCAATCACAACCACACACGCACTAAACCAAAAATTTAATCACTGTTAGAACCAAAAATAGTGAGATTCCACCGGTTCCTTTTGgcaaggatttggatcctctcctcaGCTTAGGAGGCTGAGCCTCAGGCCTCCTGAGCAAATCACACGGACcgttgaattttgattcaacgactataattattataacttttaaagcaGCCTTCTGTTTATAACCGTTTGATTAAAATTCAACGGCCTTTGTGATTTGCTATCCAAATTCTTTTGGCAATGACGCATTTAGGACATTAAAATCCGACAACCGCGCCCTATCCGACGACATGTTTGCACCTCTTTGCACCTGCCACATGTTTGTAATCGACAGAAATTAGATTTTCAGCCTGCCACATGTTTGCACCTCTTTCTCTGTTTGTTTGTCCATTTGTTGACGTGTTATCGTcactataataaaaaataatcaaattgcCAATTGCTTACGTTTAATCATCCACATCTGTCAACCAATTAACCAATTGAAATTTTCATCTCTAcataaaaataatcaaattgtgAATTTCTTACCTTTAATCATCAGCATCTATATCAACAAACCAACCTATTGAATGGTTCATAGTAAGAATGCTAGTTATTATCAAATCCATATATACGTTTAAGTTGATTAAACCATCCctaattttattcttttttacaaagatgatttttaaataatgataaagaaaataaaagatctTGTTAATACATTTATGAGCTTAAAATCAAGATTTTAAAAAGACGCTAGATGCTAGTCGGGCGACGAGCTGGAGCTTAGCATCTAGCGGCTAGGCGGGCGCCAAagtgtaaataagtgtttgtttatatgtaaaatatatataagctacaaaatagaatgacatatatattatgaagtattggaacataatgaaaatatggggaacaaacatataatatgtgttcatttaagtattcaacaggtatcttacaatttattgaaaaaaataatatgcaaaatgaaatttatctattttctgtctatatgagtcgcaacctaggcgggCACCTTAGCAGGTCTAGTggtcctttcttaattttcaaatgcctagacATTAATCAGGGTGGTGGCtagccgcctagcgcctagacaGCGCTAGGCAGGAATTTTTATAACAGTGCTTAAGATACATTATAATGAATACATTATATTGAGGTGCACTAGGGGGTAAACTAAAAGatataaggtcatctccaaccgaatgggcTAAACATAGTTCCGTCTCGAATTATAGCcttataataaatttttttttttaaataatgtcAAGTCATATTTATATACATCTTCAAACGAAAAGGCTAAACATAGCCTCGTCAATAATTTATTAactttaagtttatttttaattttactgATTAATTTTATACAAATGAAAAGAGTATTATTCCTAACCAACAGTCAATAATCCGATTGAAAAGCCAATTACTAATGAAATTAGGTATCTTgttaaatgaatttaaaaaattaattactttCGTTAAATCTAGTTGGTGGAACAAGTGTTTAACATCAATGAAGTAAGAAGTATTTTTCaacttccttctccttccttcttcgtTCCTTCAAATGCCAATCCGGTATCATTCCGTCGAGTAGCAGAAGTTGCAGAACCATTATGTTTGAGTCGCGGAATTCAAAATGCAATTCTTAAGGGTTACTGGGCCGTGCCGCGCAATCCGGTATCAATCCATCGAGTCGCAGAAGTTGGAGAACCATTACGATGGACCCCAGCAAACGGGCTGGCTATCAGGCCGAGCTTGGTCCCCTTTGGTCATGTTTGGCCAGGTGAGTTCCACTAAATTTTGACCTAGCCTTCAGATGGAGATGAATTTTATTCAAATCAGGCCACATTTTGATCTTTTAGCCCTCTTCATTGGAGATCGTCTAAAACCTTCTCCAATGGAAAACCATCTCTAATGAAGAGGGCTAAACATCTAAAAGCCAAAAAACAACCTGATTTGCTCAAAAATTCATCTTCAACCGATGACTAGATTAAAGCCCATTAAACCATTATTTGGCCGAAGAGACATCAAGCTAGTAAAATGTAACCCCTCCCCCTCTTAGCCCTTTTTCGGTTAGATTCAAAAACTTCAAACggtaatttaattaaatcaacTAATGAATTTATAGTATAAGATTAGCCCTTTCGATTGGAGACGACATATATGTCCCTGACACtagtcatttaaaaataattttttgtaagccTATAATTTTGAGGCGGAACTATGGTTAGccctttcggttggagatggactAAGGGGCCAATTCGGCTTTAGTTTAGCTCCCTTCCATTAATCTTGTGGATGTTTGCTCAACCGCGCACCTGGGATATGCGCATGACTCGGGTAGATAGTGCATTGACAATATCCCACCGTATTTGATAAAATATTTGATATTGTGTCGTCATTATATTGTGGGCCATCTTTTTCCAAGGACAATTGCAGCTGCAGGTTAAGGTTACTAATAAATCATACTGGGTGATATGAGTAACAGGGAGAGAACCTGCTGCTACTCGATCCCTCTTGGATCGAATAACCGCAGTAAAAgggggggagaagagagaagcaTTATGTTGGTTGGAAATCACCTGGATGCAGTAAGAATGTATACAAACTTTTCCATCTGCAAAACTGTCTTCATTTCTGCACCAGCTGGGTAGACATCGCGCACCGTTAACCACAAGTTAAAAAACAGTCAGTCAGTCCAACATCTACTTTGATTCACTTGCTACTTCATTAAAAACAGTTCAAATCAGATATAATCATATGCATTTTTGCTGCCTATCTGCTCACTGCAAAAATTGAGCACAATAACGAAAGAGATTGTCTCTTACGCCAGTCCTCGGGTAATCAACCATTAACTATCACGCCCGAGAGTCATAAGGGAACAGAAAATATTGTCTTCCATTACGTAAGAAAGTATAAAGCATACACAGACTCGCCATGACATTAGAAAGAACAATATTGCAGTAGAGACCATAAAAACAATGAGATGTAAAGAAATCCAGTCCTTAATCCATATCCGAATATGCAACAAATTATACAAACACACAAATATAAATCATCATATAATTGTCAACAACTCAACATCTCCTCCGCCTTATACTATGCTCATTTtttgcattacataaaccaaagcAAATTCATCAACTACGACAAGTTTTATTGAAACTTGAATTTCTAAGTCACTCACATACCCTTTCATGCTAAGAACATTCACACAAAGTTCAACCCTTAACGAGATGTGGAACAACTTTGAATCAAGCACAGCATGACATGAATAGCCGCACATGATACTGAAAAATAAAACAGCACTAAAGGCTTTTTCTGAGAAGAAATTGACTGCATAATATTGACTGTAACTGACATTGCTACCGATACTTGGGAACCAGGGCAGACCATGTGAAAGTTACAAGAAGGATGTATTAGTAGTACCTGCCAAGGAAATCAATGAACTGAAATAGCGTCAAAGAAGTTATGACCAGAACTGAGATCCAGGGCATACTATATAATTTACGATGGTATCATATGCAGCGGAACTAGAGTCGAGGAAGTAAAACCCAGAACTTGTTGTGTATGATTAATCTAAATTACAGGATACAGTTATCAAAGTGTTTTCCATCAGCAAAGATTATGACAACCACTTCTGCAGCAGTCCCATTGGCAAAGAAAAATTCCTACATTAACTATATGCACCGTACAATGAGCCTTCTGGGACATACCAAAGCATGCTCTTGAGCTACGAACACATTAAACCAATACGGGATGTTATCCGTTTCAACATCAGCACATCAAAAACCATTTCATTCCAGGTATAACTCCAAATATCGAGACAAAATTGGTTCAACAAGATATTAAATTTCACTATTTGATGCACAGATAGCTCTACATTCTGAAAATTACTTTTACTACGACGACTACTACTAAAATTACCTACAGTTTGAGTGAGCACTACTAGCCAAAGCATTCACCAAAAAACAGAGGCAGATAGAAACCAAGAGGCAACCACCACATTACAGAAGCCAGCCACCACAATGAGCTAAAACTCAGCAACCCCAGTTCCCTCAGACTTTCGACGctgctctctccctctccacctTCTGCCCAAAAAGCTTCGTCGCAAACATATTGTCATCAAAATACTCTTTATAAGGGTGGTTCTTTGGAACAAGCTTCCTGAACTTTTCAAACTGTTTCTCAGCCTCATTAGTCTTCCTCAACATTGTATAAATGATTCCTTGACACAGATAAGGCCTGAAGTCTCTCGGTTCTTCCCTCACAAGCTCTTGATAAAGCTTCAAAGCATCCGAATACTTTGACTCCATCACGCGAATTTGCGCAACTAACAGCTTAAAATCCCTCACATCCGACATGTTCCCTTCCTTCTTACACTTCATCATTGCCTCCTCCACCCTCTTCGTCACACTCTTCAATTTCTCCGGTGGTTGCGAAGCGCACATTACAAGGCCATGAAAGGCCTCTACTTTGAAAGGGTCTTTCGCCAAAATGTCCTCGAACTCAGCGTTAGCGAGTTCGACCTCACCCATGTAGCTGTGAACATTGGCCTTCAGCAATTGCCACTCGAAATCTTCGGGTTCCAGCTCGATCAAGCGCTCCAACACCTGAATCGCTTCGGTCAGCTTGTGGGACTTGATCCTGACCTCCATTAAATTCCTGAGAGCTTCGACATCATCCGGGTTCCGGGCCAAATGCTCTTCAAGTACCCTTTCCTTCTCTTCATTCGGAACTCTGTCAGTGGATGATTCTTGTTCCACTGGCTCAACCGTGGAAGATGCGACTGCGGTGGCGGCCATAGCGGTTCGGTGATTGAACCTCATGAAGAAGAATGCGGCGGCAGCGATGGCGGCGCAGGTCGTCTTGATGATAGGGGCGGCGAGAGGGGCCAAGGCTTTGAAAGAGGAAATgggattagggttttggaggTTTCGGTGAGGTGGGTGGTCGGAGGACGGCGGAAGCGATGTGGATGAGGCTCTGACAGTGAGGGTGGTGAAGTTGAAGGGCGGCGATTGGCGCGGGGGTCTGAAGGAAGAAAGGGGTTTTGGGAACGATGGACAGTGGGAATTGAGCGAGAGGGTGAGGGGTTGGTGACGGTGGTGAAGTTTGGCGAGAGACTCCATAGATTGAgagagaattagggttttgtagaaCCCTGCAATGGGGTGAGAGAAGTAGAAGAGATGACGGAGGAGTGGGGGAAATAGGTGACAGGAGAAATGCTGAGAGGAATTCGACATTCAGCTAAAGGTACTCCCGGTGTGAGCTTTCCGCTGGGCTTTTTGTTGGGCTGGAATTTCAAAACTCGGGATTGGGTTGaacttttgtttttcctttttgtttgggTTTTGAAGTGGGTTCGCTGGAAACTAGCATGGGCTTTCTCTGTTTTGATGTGGGCTTTTTAGCTTTCCTAATAGCATGTCAAATATGATATgcaaaatttaatttgataGTTGATGTGGTCAAaattgaatatatttttttgttgatacGAAATAAATGTATTAAAATAAGAAACCACGGATACAACCACCGTTCATAGAGTCTAAATTATAGGTCGGACGAGCAAAGGAAGGAATACAATACTACCAAAAATGGCTATTCCTAATTAGAAGTCCCTATTTTGCAAAGGCATCAGCAAGAAAATTAACTTCTCTAAAAATATGATTCCATCTCACGTCCAAACAAGATGAAGTAAGCCATCTAATATCTTCAAAACAAGCGAAGGTTCCACGGAGGCTGAAAAATGCCTTGA harbors:
- the LOC126620186 gene encoding protein SLOW GREEN 1, chloroplastic-like; protein product: MESLAKLHHRHQPLTLSLNSHCPSFPKPLSSFRPPRQSPPFNFTTLTVRASSTSLPPSSDHPPHRNLQNPNPISSFKALAPLAAPIIKTTCAAIAAAAFFFMRFNHRTAMAATAVASSTVEPVEQESSTDRVPNEEKERVLEEHLARNPDDVEALRNLMEVRIKSHKLTEAIQVLERLIELEPEDFEWQLLKANVHSYMGEVELANAEFEDILAKDPFKVEAFHGLVMCASQPPEKLKSVTKRVEEAMMKCKKEGNMSDVRDFKLLVAQIRVMESKYSDALKLYQELVREEPRDFRPYLCQGIIYTMLRKTNEAEKQFEKFRKLVPKNHPYKEYFDDNMFATKLFGQKVERERAASKV